The genomic window ACCGAAGTCTTCACGGAGGTGTTCGCATGAGACGTATACCTGCCCTCGTTTTTGTAATCGTGTAATTCTCAACCAGAATCAACAACGGAGGACACAACGATGATAGATCTCGGGCGTTATTTCACATTCAGTTTTTCTGTATTGTTTTTGCTCGGCAGTCTCGTAACGCCAGCGTTGGGACAAGGCGAAAAAAAGGAAGCTTTGATCGGACACTGGACCTTTGAGGCAGGGGCTGAATTGGAAGATATGACGGGCCACTTTGGCGATATTGATCTCTTAGATGCCGATGTGAAGGATGGGAAATTGCATATCGGCAGCAATGAGTGGGCAATGACTACGGGCTATAAAGGCGATGACATCGGTCCCGATAAAACATTGGTAACATGGCTTTACTTAGACGATCTGAACGTCACAAGAGGTGCCACACTGGCGGTGAATAAAAGCAGTGGAGATACCTTTGACGCGATTGTCTATGCGGAACGACAACCGAAACGCTGGATGGCGGGTAGCAGCCACTTTAGACGCACACAGGATGCAATTCCTGGGTTTGAAGAAAAAGAGACAGGGAAGTTAATCCAATTGGCGATTTCGTATCAAGACGAGGGTGGAAACGCCAAGATTACGATATATAGAAACGGTGAGCGTATCGGTGGTTATACAATGGGACCGATCAGGTCTTGGGAAGCCGGCGACGTAGAAGCACTTTTCGGTCCGCGTGCCCTTATCGGTGGTACCGCCTACGGTTGGGTCGTCGCTCGCGTGGAAGATGCGAGAATCTACAACGCTGCTCTCAGTAAAAAAGAAATTAACAATTTGGTTGAGAACACGCTCGACATCCAGGCGCGTGGTAAACTCACGA from Candidatus Poribacteria bacterium includes these protein-coding regions:
- a CDS encoding LamG domain-containing protein, whose amino-acid sequence is MIDLGRYFTFSFSVLFLLGSLVTPALGQGEKKEALIGHWTFEAGAELEDMTGHFGDIDLLDADVKDGKLHIGSNEWAMTTGYKGDDIGPDKTLVTWLYLDDLNVTRGATLAVNKSSGDTFDAIVYAERQPKRWMAGSSHFRRTQDAIPGFEEKETGKLIQLAISYQDEGGNAKITIYRNGERIGGYTMGPIRSWEAGDVEALFGPRALIGGTAYGWVVARVEDARIYNAALSKKEINNLVENTLDIQARGKLTTVWGRLKLTE